A genome region from Nocardiopsis exhalans includes the following:
- a CDS encoding RHS repeat domain-containing protein, translated as MTDPGGSSWAYAYDLLGRQIEADDPDAGKSTTSYDELDRPVLTTDARGEALHITYDELGRRTELRQDDDQGELRAEWIYDTVAVGQLSKAIRYENAQPYATEVMSYNKLNQPLTQRIHIPGVEGELAGSYQFTTLYNPDGSVDGMSLPAAGNLPAEALSFGYDKLGNPSTLVGRDRMVSETIYSKVGNLVQIEFGRRPLGSAKTWVTKDYDEKTNRLNMTSLVHSTGEGSLSTQWYDFDDAGNMLRFADEPTDASIAPDVQCFEYDYLRRMTQVWTPNTTGAEACSGEPVITELGGAAPYWHEYTYDEIGNRVQETYHTPAGQVERSYSTPEDGQGPDHGIAEVRQSGVSGNMSYTYSYDEAGNTTTRNLAGQIQNLEWGPEGELSKVTEGTKETEYLYDARGERLLRRNDEGTTLYLPAMEVTWDASEGREEATRYYTHAGETVAIRENDGTLSWMFSDHHGTGQILVDAASGNTVQRRMTVFGEERGTTASWGGERGFVNGTIDASTGLTQLGARAYDESLGRFISVDPLMGETDSQHMHGYSYAKNNPASYVDADGLKPNPCACKPSPGFLSNLGNPNIGKGKGKSKGSLKSGLSNFSPNRGGGGSGGGGGWSGGGGGWSGGGGWSGGSGGGWGGWGVSAGHRGPAAPPPPPPYVEIDYVDPEEVALGVASHDGQPGFLAVPPMTSWDWPTITMVLTTIIGAIICSTAAFVFCVGFGLISIFINMAVEIHVYGEIRNPHYFFIDMIAILLGFAVVGTLVRGGKHLFKGPTFRHMERHAPGNRWRPIGDIDWKNTAWGVGVNFATWLYLWIWGTTTKEVLGPRPCNANSRSQAADCM; from the coding sequence TTGACTGACCCGGGCGGCAGCTCCTGGGCCTACGCCTACGACCTTCTCGGGCGCCAGATCGAGGCGGACGACCCCGACGCTGGCAAGAGCACCACGAGCTATGACGAGCTGGACCGACCGGTCCTGACCACGGACGCACGCGGTGAGGCGCTCCACATCACCTACGACGAACTGGGCCGTCGAACAGAACTGCGTCAAGACGATGACCAGGGTGAACTGCGAGCTGAATGGATCTATGACACCGTTGCCGTCGGTCAGCTCAGCAAAGCCATTCGCTATGAGAATGCCCAGCCCTATGCCACCGAGGTGATGAGCTACAACAAGCTCAACCAGCCCCTGACGCAGAGAATCCATATCCCCGGGGTGGAAGGTGAGCTCGCGGGAAGCTACCAGTTCACCACGCTCTACAACCCGGACGGTAGTGTCGACGGGATGAGTCTGCCAGCTGCCGGGAACCTTCCCGCGGAAGCGCTCTCCTTCGGTTACGACAAGCTCGGAAACCCCTCAACGCTCGTGGGCCGCGACAGGATGGTCAGCGAGACGATCTACTCCAAGGTGGGAAACCTGGTCCAGATCGAGTTCGGTCGACGCCCGCTGGGGTCCGCGAAGACCTGGGTGACCAAGGACTACGACGAGAAGACCAACCGGCTGAACATGACCAGCCTTGTGCACAGCACGGGTGAGGGTTCTCTGTCGACCCAGTGGTATGACTTCGACGACGCGGGCAACATGCTGCGCTTCGCGGACGAGCCCACCGACGCGTCGATCGCTCCGGATGTGCAGTGCTTCGAATACGACTACCTGCGCCGCATGACCCAGGTTTGGACCCCGAACACCACCGGTGCGGAAGCTTGCTCCGGGGAACCAGTCATCACCGAACTCGGTGGGGCGGCCCCCTACTGGCACGAGTACACCTACGACGAGATTGGTAACCGTGTCCAGGAGACCTATCACACTCCCGCCGGGCAGGTTGAGCGTTCCTACTCCACTCCAGAAGACGGGCAAGGGCCGGATCACGGCATCGCCGAAGTACGACAGAGCGGTGTGTCAGGGAACATGTCCTACACCTACTCCTACGACGAGGCGGGTAACACGACCACCCGTAATCTCGCTGGTCAGATCCAGAACCTGGAGTGGGGCCCTGAAGGTGAGCTGAGCAAGGTCACCGAAGGCACGAAGGAGACCGAGTATCTCTACGACGCCCGGGGCGAACGCTTGCTGCGTAGGAACGACGAGGGCACGACGCTCTACCTACCGGCGATGGAGGTCACCTGGGACGCGTCGGAGGGTAGGGAAGAGGCGACCCGCTACTACACGCACGCCGGTGAGACCGTAGCGATCCGCGAGAACGACGGAACCCTCTCCTGGATGTTCTCCGATCACCACGGAACCGGGCAGATTCTCGTGGACGCCGCTTCAGGAAACACGGTCCAGCGCAGGATGACAGTCTTCGGCGAAGAGCGCGGGACCACAGCGTCCTGGGGTGGCGAGCGCGGGTTCGTCAACGGCACCATCGACGCGTCCACGGGTCTGACACAACTGGGCGCTCGTGCATACGATGAATCCCTGGGGCGGTTCATCTCAGTGGATCCGCTGATGGGAGAAACTGACTCCCAACACATGCACGGGTACTCCTACGCCAAGAACAATCCAGCCAGTTATGTTGATGCGGATGGGCTCAAGCCGAACCCTTGTGCCTGCAAGCCAAGCCCGGGTTTCCTGAGTAACCTCGGTAACCCGAATATTGGCAAGGGTAAGGGCAAGAGTAAGGGTAGCTTGAAAAGCGGGCTCTCCAACTTTTCGCCGAATCGCGGGGGCGGCGGTTCTGGTGGCGGAGGTGGCTGGAGCGGCGGTGGAGGTGGCTGGAGTGGTGGCGGAGGTTGGAGCGGTGGCTCGGGTGGAGGCTGGGGCGGTTGGGGTGTCTCGGCAGGGCACCGCGGCCCAGCGGCCCCGCCTCCGCCTCCGCCGTACGTTGAGATCGACTACGTCGACCCAGAAGAAGTGGCTCTGGGGGTGGCCAGTCATGACGGGCAGCCTGGATTTCTTGCGGTGCCACCCATGACTTCATGGGATTGGCCAACCATCACCATGGTGCTCACTACCATTATCGGAGCAATTATCTGTTCGACGGCAGCGTTCGTGTTCTGCGTCGGATTCGGTCTGATATCGATTTTTATTAACATGGCGGTGGAAATCCATGTGTATGGAGAAATCAGAAATCCCCACTATTTCTTCATTGATATGATTGCAATTTTGCTGGGGTTCGCGGTTGTTGGCACTCTGGTTCGCGGAGGCAAGCATCTGTTCAAGGGGCCGACCTTCAGGCATATGGAACGCCATGCGCCGGGGAATCGGTGGCGGCCGATTGGGGATATCGATTGGAAAAACACGGCCTGGGGTGTCGGTGTTAACTTCGCAACCTGGCTGTACTTGTGGATCTGGGGGACTACTACGAAAGAGGTTCTCGGGCCGCGTCCGTGCAACGCTAATTCGCGAAGTCAAGCGGCAGATTGTATGTAG